Proteins encoded by one window of Manihot esculenta cultivar AM560-2 chromosome 10, M.esculenta_v8, whole genome shotgun sequence:
- the LOC110624305 gene encoding probable LRR receptor-like serine/threonine-protein kinase At3g47570: protein MALYCWIWSACFSSLCLFSILHLLFFNLAAAATAIHGNNETDRVALLELKGKIIDGPSGVMSSWNRSLHFCRWYGVTCGRRHQRVTILDLNSFQLSGSISSHVGNLSFLRELDLSNNSFTHEIPPQIGHLRRLQVLSLYNNSFDGQIPPTISNCSNLAFFYLDNNNLAGEIPVELGSLVKLKSIYLQRNNFIGTLPPSFGNLSSLDILGAYQNQLNGNLPESLGQLKSLRILSIFENEFSGTIAPSIFNLSSIEGLDLSSNHFQGNLPMDIGNSLPKLQHFSVAVNQFTGIIPTSISNASNLELLDLLVNNLTGRVPSLDKLHRLSEFMISVNNLGSGKADDLTFLSTLMNATALQLLGIGNNNFGGELPEQIANFSKELNIFVIQNNQISGNIPVGIEVLVNLEVLYADGNKLSGNIPSGIGQLQNLKLLSLGNNNLSGYIPSSLGNLTNLLEIFLYNNSLQGTIPSSLGKWKKLLKLDFSTNNLSGPIPPELFGLSSLSKLLSLSVNHLSGSIPEEVQNLKNLGILDLQDNKLSGEIPSGLGSCTDLELLFMGSNLFQGSIPSSFASLRGIRELNISHNNLSGKIPEFLKGFNSLQLLDLSYNDFDGMVPVEGVFKNFSATFVGGNKNLCGGIPNFGLPECKFEQSKRRPTTKLKIIISAICVVTSITFFLIALLLWHLSKRRKGEATSLFDGNSLLKLSYQSLLKSTNGFSSDNLIGVGSFGSVYKGILDQEGMIIAVKVLNLMRRGASKTFIAECEALRNIRHRNLVKVITACSGVDYQGNDFKALVYNFMVNGSLEDWLHPILGLEEVPRSLNIVQRLSIAIDIACALEYLHNQCGTPIVHCDLKPSNILLDEEMVGHVSDFGLVKFLSSGMLDNSTNHSSSLGIRGTVGYCPPEYGVGSEVSTHGDVFSFGTLLLEMFTGKKPIDDIFQNNLSLHSFVKRGLSEQVKEIVDSKLFHMQLNGDATSNHNHNFRNGRNNILIECLTSTLEIGMCCSIESPQERMNISDVVAQLTSIRNKLVGTRLPRGRETSV from the exons ATGGCCCTTTATTGCTGGATTTGGTCAGCATGTTTCTCATCATTGTGCCTCTTCTCTATTCTTCAtctcttgttcttcaacttgGCAGCAGCAGCCACTGCCATCCATGGGAACAACGAAACAGATCGAGTTGCACTGCTGGAACTCAAGGGCAAAATAATTGATGGCCCATCTGGGGTGATGAGTTCATGGAATCGCAGTCTTCACTTCTGCAGATGGTATGGCGTTACCTGTGGGCGTAGACACCAAAGAGTCACAATATTAGACCTAAACTCTTTTCAACTTTCAGGTTCCATCTCATCCCATGTTGGCAATTTGAGCTTCTTAAGAGAGTTGGACCTTTCAAACAATAGCTTCACCCATGAGATCCCTCCCCAGATTGGCCACTTACGTAGACTGCAAGTTTTGTCTCTTTATAACAATTCATTTGATGGTCAGATTCCTCCCACCATATCTAACTGTTCAAACCTTGCTTTCTTTTATTTGGATAACAACAATCTTGCAGGGGAAATTCCTGTGGAGCTTGGTTCCTTAGTGAAGCTGAAATCCATCTATTTACAGCGTAATAATTTCATAGGGACTCTCCCACCATCTTTCGGGAATCTATCATCCCTTGACATCCTCGGTGCATATCAAAATCAATTGAATGGAAATCTCCCAGAATCTTTAGGCCAATTGAAGAGTCTAAGGATTTTATCAATCTTTGAAAATGAATTTTCGGGTACTATTGCTCCTTCCATCTTCAATCTTTCATCAATTGAGGGTTTAGACCTGTCATCTAACCACTTCCAAGGGAATCTTCCTATGGACATTGGAAACTCTCTTCCGAAACTCCAACATTTTTCTGTTGCTGTTAACCAATTCACTGGCATCATTCCAACTTCAATTTCTAATGCGTCAAATCTAGAATTGCTTGATCTACTCGTAAATAATCTCACCGGAAGAGTGCCTTCTCTTGACAAGTTACATAGGCTTTCAGAATTTATGATTTCTGTCAACAATTTAGGAAGTGGGAAAGCTGATGACTTGACATTTCTTTCCACCTTAATGAACGCCACAGCTTTACAATTGCTAGGGATAGGCAACAACAACTTTGGTGGGGAACTTCCTGAACAAATCGCCAACTTTTCAAAAGAGCTCAACATATTTGTCAtacaaaataatcaaatatctGGAAACATCCCAGTTGGAATAGAGGTTTTGGTTAACTTGGAAGTTCTCTATGCAGATGGTAACAAACTTTCAGGTAATATTCCATCAGGCATTGGACAGCTTCAAAATCTAAAATTACTTTCTCTtggaaataataatttatcaggATATATTCCATCATCTCTGGGAAACCTGACAAATTTACTTGAAATTTTTTTGTATAACAATAGTCTTCAAGGTACCATCCCTTCCAGTCTAGGCAAGTGGAAAAAATTGCTCAAACTAGATTTTTCTACAAACAATCTTAGTGGTCCCATACCCCCAGAACTTTTTGGACTTTCCTCCTTGTCAAAACTTCTTTCTCTGTCTGTGAATCATTTGTCTGGCTCCATTCCAGAAGAAGTACAAAATTTGAAAAATCTAGGAATCCTTGACCTTCAAGACAACAAGTTGTCAGGAGAGATTCCTAGTGGTCTTGGCAGTTGTACAGATCTAGAATTGTTATTCATGGGTTCCAACTTGTTCCAGGGGTCCATTCCTTCCTCTTTTGCTTCGTTAAGAGGCATTAGGGAGTTAAATATTTCTCATAATAATTTGTCAGGCAAGATTCCAGAGTTTCTGAAGGGCTTCAACTCATTACAGCTTTTGGATTTATCTTATAATGATTTTGACGGCATGGTACCAGTGGAAGGAGTTTTCAAGAATTTTAGTGCTACCTTTGTGGGGGGAAACAAAAATCTATGTGGTGGCATACCTAATTTTGGGCTACCTGAATGCAAATTTGAACAATCAAAGAGGAGACCAACTACAAAACTAAAGATCATAATCTCTGCTATTTGTGTGGTTACAAGTATTACATTTTTTCTAATTGCTTTGCTTCTTTGGCATCTTTCAAAAAGGAGGAAAGGAGAAGCTACGTCACTATTTGATGGGAATTCACTATTGAAGTTGTCTTATCAAAGTTTGCTAAAATCCACTAATGGATTCTCTTCAGATAATTTGATTGGTGTTGGTAGCTTTGGATCTGTATATAAAGGGATTCTTGATCAAGAAGGGATGATAATTGCAGTTAAGGTGCTTAACCTGATGCGTCGAGGAGCTTCAAAGACTTTTATTGCCGAATGTGAAGCCTTACGAAATATCAGGCATCGAAATCTTGTCAAAGTTATCACAGCTTGTTCAGGAGTTGATTATCAAGGCAATGATTTCAAAGCATTGGTTTACAATTTCATGGTCAATGGAAGCTTAGAAGACTGGTTGCATCCAATTCTTGGATTAGAAGAGGTGCCAAGATCTTTAAATATTGTCCAAAGATTGAGTATTGCTATTGATATTGCTTGTGCACTTGAGTATCTACACAACCAATGCGGAACACCAATTGTTCATTGTGATCTAAAGCCAAGTAATATCCTTCTTGATGAAGAAATGGTCGGACATGTAAGTGATTTTGGGTTAGTGAAGTTCCTTTCAAGTGGGATGCTTGACAACTCAACAAATCATTCTAGTTCACTTGGAATCAGAGGAACTGTTGGTTATTGTCCTCCAG AGTATGGTGTGGGAAGTGAAGTATCAACGCATGGTGACGTGTTTAGTTTTGGTACACTCTTATTGGAGATGTTCACAGGAAAAAAGCCGATTGATGacatatttcaaaataatttgagTCTTCATAGTTTTGTCAAAAGAGGTTTGTCCGAACAAGTGAAAGAAATAGTAGATTCCAAACTTTTTCATATGCAACTCAATGGTGACGCAACATCAAATCATAATCACAATTTCAGAAATGGGAGAAATAACATATTGATTGAATGCTTGACTTCAACATTAGAAATTGGAATGTGTTGTTCTATAGAATCACCACAAGAGCGCATGAATATCAGTGATGTCGTTGCTCAGCTCACTTCCATTAGAAACAAACTTGTTGGAACTCGATTACCAAGGGGTAGAGAAACCTCAGTTTAG